Proteins encoded by one window of Kribbella flavida DSM 17836:
- a CDS encoding SapB/AmfS family lanthipeptide — protein MALLDLQGLETPGYGHGGHHHGGSTLTVLGCGSQRPSNLSLLLCH, from the coding sequence ATGGCACTTCTCGACCTTCAGGGTCTGGAGACCCCGGGCTACGGCCACGGCGGCCACCACCACGGCGGCTCCACGCTGACCGTGCTCGGCTGCGGTTCGCAGCGTCCGAGCAACCTGAGCCTTCTGCTCTGCCACTGA
- the lanKC gene encoding class III lanthionine synthetase LanKC: MESYELYCLADRLFYDTPANRGAEHPDFAQASRPVPAGWQHVAGEMWMHYAPDGLRLPAQGWKVHVSAGLADAERVLDAVWDYCVPRGIAFKFLRNEPVLVMVNSKSAPRGSSGKLVTIYPTDEAQLELVLKELDDLLHGVRGPYILSDLRYAEGPLFVRYGAFVSRYTLDAAGDRVLALEDDHGRLVPDHRSPTFSVPPWVRLPSFLASHLEARNAVTTNDLAYTIDGVIQFSNGGGVYLGHHNETQDRVVLKEGRPLAGLDMSGRDAVARIGHERDILQRLDGLGVVPKVHDYFTLGDHHFLVQEFVDANPLQRELVRRYPLTRPDASAADLAEYAEWATRMVTAVQQAVGQLHGRGVVFCDLHPDNVLLSTGDRLVLIDFEVATLAAEQARSALAHPGYAAPGDRQGTDVDLYALACITLGLFAPQATMLLNLHPGKAFQLAGMIAETFPVPRATLDAAVRTIVGPELTEDPEMAALPLPGRAGWTDVRAALTTAIVASATPERDDRLFPGDIAQFRPGGGINLATGAAGVLYALAKTGAGRFPEYEDWLREHALTTETGPGLYDGLHGVAHVLGELGHRQDALDAIDRTLADDLGSRELGLHSGLAGIGLNLLHFAATEPGLQGKAVRILDLVADRLGDVTDVPELSGEGKPRAGLMYGSSGPALLFLTAYERTGDTGLLDLAETALRQDLRRCIPTPDGTLQVNQGWRTLPYLEEGSAGIALVLSRYLQHRPDEKLATQLAALRLVTHCAYYVQPGLLMGRAGLLLTAAELGDSTDDLVRGLGWHALPYEGGLIFPGNQLLRLSTDLATGSAGVLLALGTALHERPVSLPFLGPPQWSESPSRRLPPKEV; encoded by the coding sequence GTGGAATCCTACGAGCTGTACTGCCTGGCCGACCGGCTGTTCTACGACACCCCGGCCAATCGCGGTGCCGAGCACCCCGACTTCGCCCAGGCTTCGCGACCCGTCCCGGCCGGCTGGCAGCACGTCGCCGGCGAGATGTGGATGCACTACGCCCCGGACGGGCTGCGACTGCCCGCCCAGGGCTGGAAGGTCCACGTCTCCGCTGGACTGGCCGACGCCGAGCGCGTGCTCGACGCGGTCTGGGACTACTGCGTCCCCCGTGGCATCGCGTTCAAGTTCCTGCGCAACGAGCCGGTCCTGGTGATGGTCAACTCGAAGTCGGCCCCGCGCGGCTCCAGCGGCAAGCTGGTCACCATCTACCCGACCGACGAGGCCCAGCTGGAGCTGGTCCTCAAGGAGCTCGACGACCTTCTCCACGGCGTCCGCGGCCCGTACATCCTGAGCGACCTCCGGTACGCCGAAGGCCCGTTGTTCGTCCGGTACGGCGCGTTCGTCAGCCGCTACACCCTGGACGCCGCCGGCGACCGGGTGCTCGCGCTCGAGGACGACCACGGCCGGCTGGTTCCCGACCACCGCAGCCCGACCTTCAGCGTGCCGCCGTGGGTGCGGCTGCCGTCGTTCCTCGCGTCGCACCTGGAGGCCCGCAACGCGGTCACCACCAACGACCTCGCGTACACGATCGACGGCGTCATCCAGTTCTCCAACGGTGGCGGCGTCTACCTCGGCCACCACAACGAGACCCAGGACCGGGTGGTGCTCAAGGAGGGCCGTCCGCTGGCCGGCCTGGACATGTCCGGCCGGGACGCGGTCGCCCGGATCGGGCACGAGCGCGACATCCTGCAGCGCCTCGACGGGCTCGGCGTCGTACCGAAGGTGCACGACTACTTCACGCTCGGCGATCACCACTTCCTGGTCCAGGAGTTCGTCGACGCGAACCCGTTGCAGCGCGAGCTCGTCCGCCGCTACCCGCTGACCCGGCCGGACGCGTCCGCCGCCGACCTCGCGGAGTACGCCGAGTGGGCGACCCGGATGGTCACGGCGGTCCAGCAGGCGGTCGGCCAGCTGCACGGCCGGGGTGTCGTGTTCTGCGACCTTCACCCCGACAACGTGCTGCTGAGCACCGGCGACCGGCTGGTCCTGATCGACTTCGAGGTGGCCACGCTGGCCGCCGAGCAGGCCCGGTCCGCGCTGGCTCATCCCGGCTACGCGGCGCCCGGCGACCGCCAAGGCACGGACGTCGACCTGTACGCGCTGGCCTGCATCACCCTCGGCCTGTTCGCGCCGCAGGCAACCATGCTGCTGAACCTGCATCCGGGCAAGGCTTTCCAGCTCGCCGGCATGATCGCCGAGACCTTCCCGGTGCCGAGGGCAACGCTCGACGCCGCAGTCCGGACGATCGTCGGCCCGGAGCTCACCGAGGACCCGGAGATGGCGGCGCTGCCGCTGCCCGGCCGCGCCGGCTGGACCGACGTACGGGCGGCGCTGACGACGGCGATCGTGGCGAGCGCGACTCCGGAGCGGGACGACCGGCTGTTCCCCGGCGACATCGCGCAGTTCCGCCCGGGTGGTGGCATCAACCTCGCCACCGGTGCCGCGGGTGTCCTGTACGCACTGGCGAAGACCGGGGCCGGCCGCTTCCCGGAGTACGAGGACTGGCTGCGCGAGCACGCCCTGACCACCGAGACCGGCCCAGGCCTGTACGACGGACTGCACGGAGTCGCCCACGTCCTCGGCGAGCTCGGCCACCGGCAGGACGCTCTCGACGCCATCGACCGCACGCTCGCCGACGACCTGGGCAGCCGCGAGCTCGGACTGCACTCAGGTCTCGCAGGCATCGGCCTCAACCTGCTGCACTTCGCCGCGACCGAGCCGGGTCTGCAGGGCAAGGCGGTCCGCATCCTCGACCTGGTCGCGGACCGGCTCGGCGACGTCACCGACGTTCCGGAACTGAGCGGCGAGGGCAAACCACGGGCCGGGCTGATGTACGGCTCCTCCGGTCCCGCACTGCTCTTTCTCACGGCGTACGAGCGCACCGGCGACACCGGCCTGCTCGACCTCGCGGAGACCGCGCTGCGGCAGGACCTGCGCCGCTGCATCCCGACGCCGGACGGCACGCTCCAGGTCAACCAGGGCTGGCGGACGCTGCCCTACCTGGAGGAAGGCTCGGCCGGCATCGCGCTGGTGCTCAGCCGCTACCTGCAGCACCGGCCCGACGAGAAGCTGGCCACCCAGCTGGCTGCGCTGCGGCTCGTCACCCACTGCGCGTACTACGTGCAGCCCGGCCTGCTGATGGGTCGCGCCGGGCTGCTGCTGACCGCGGCCGAGCTCGGCGACAGCACCGATGACCTGGTCCGCGGACTCGGCTGGCACGCGCTGCCGTACGAGGGCGGACTGATCTTCCCGGGCAACCAGCTGCTCCGTCTCTCGACGGACCTGGCCACCGGATCCGCCGGCGTTCTGCTGGCCCTGGGAACCGCGCTGCACGAGCGGCCGGTGTCCCTCCCGTTCCTCGGACCTCCCCAGTGGTCCGAGTCCCCATCCCGACGACTTCCTCCGAAGGAGGTGTAA